The Paenibacillus sp. MBLB1832 genome has a window encoding:
- a CDS encoding response regulator transcription factor, with protein MDRVLLIEDDDIIGEMICMYLKEEGFIIHRCLNGKEGLASLHDFQPDLILLDLILPDFEGTELCNSLRSKTNVPIIIISSNSKVSEKIEAFTVGADDYLCKPFSMHEMKARIQVLLRRFKREQPIAAPPAPAREKVTVPAMELQINLEKRTLHVRGESIEMTFSEFELIRLLVEHPERVYRREDLINALRGFDSYINERAIDVHITNLRRKIEVNPKEPKFIKTVWGVGYKFVI; from the coding sequence ATGGACAGAGTTTTATTAATTGAGGACGATGACATTATTGGTGAGATGATCTGCATGTATCTGAAAGAGGAAGGCTTCATCATTCACAGGTGCCTTAACGGTAAAGAAGGCCTAGCATCCTTGCATGATTTCCAACCAGATCTGATTCTGCTTGATCTTATTCTCCCCGACTTCGAAGGAACGGAATTATGTAATTCCCTGCGAAGTAAAACAAACGTCCCGATTATTATTATCTCTTCAAACTCCAAAGTAAGTGAGAAAATCGAAGCCTTCACCGTGGGTGCAGACGACTATCTATGCAAACCGTTTAGCATGCATGAAATGAAAGCTCGGATACAAGTCCTCTTGCGACGATTTAAAAGGGAACAACCCATCGCGGCTCCGCCTGCCCCAGCACGAGAGAAAGTCACTGTCCCCGCCATGGAACTTCAGATTAATTTAGAGAAACGAACACTGCACGTACGGGGCGAATCCATTGAGATGACCTTCTCCGAGTTCGAGCTCATTCGGCTGCTAGTGGAGCATCCTGAGCGCGTCTATCGTCGTGAAGACTTGATCAACGCCTTACGCGGATTTGATTCCTATATCAACGAACGTGCCATTGACGTACATATTACAAACCTTCGCCGAAAGATCGAGGTGAACCCCAAGGAGCCTAAGTTTATTAAAACGGTATGGGGAGTAGGTTATAAATTCGTGATCTAG
- a CDS encoding voltage-gated chloride channel family protein, which yields MWLKRCTELAGKYLHVALIGYVVKWLLYGSLVGILTGSASALFLASLDLVTNQRINHPWLLFLLPVGGAFMSYLYVKIGKNAGKGTNLILDQVHEGNETIPLRMAPLVLAGTLLTHLFGGSAGREGTAVQMGGSLAEGIGRIFRVDASDRAILLMCGISSGFGSVFGTPLAGTVFGLEVLAIGMVRYQALIPCFIASVVGNMVTTAWGIHHIHYVMGPVPALSAGVALKVAGAAILFGLASILFSELTHGMKRVYTKLFHNPVLRAFAGGLVIIALVYMFNTRAYLGLGIPLLQQAFVEPVADFAFLWKTVFTALTLGAGYLGGEVTPLFVVGATLGNSLGDLLGLSAPFLAGLGLIAVFSGATNTPLACFIMGIELFGSEGSLYMFMACILAYLFSGHSSIYTSQRIGLSKSRRHPLPEQVTISSIKVKKRE from the coding sequence ATTTGGCTAAAAAGATGTACAGAGTTGGCTGGAAAATACTTGCACGTTGCACTTATCGGATATGTAGTTAAATGGCTCCTCTATGGCAGTCTCGTTGGTATATTGACAGGGTCAGCCTCGGCCTTATTTCTGGCAAGCTTAGATCTCGTGACGAACCAACGAATCAACCATCCCTGGTTGTTGTTCCTTCTACCTGTGGGCGGTGCGTTCATGAGCTATCTCTACGTCAAAATCGGCAAAAATGCCGGCAAAGGCACCAATCTGATCCTCGATCAGGTGCATGAAGGCAATGAAACGATCCCGCTGCGCATGGCGCCGCTGGTGCTCGCAGGCACCCTGCTGACACACCTGTTCGGCGGCTCTGCGGGTCGTGAAGGAACGGCCGTCCAGATGGGCGGCAGCTTGGCCGAAGGGATCGGACGCATCTTCAGAGTCGATGCGTCCGATCGCGCCATCCTGCTGATGTGCGGCATCAGCAGCGGGTTCGGCTCGGTGTTCGGCACGCCGCTGGCGGGAACTGTATTCGGCCTGGAGGTACTTGCCATCGGGATGGTGCGCTATCAAGCGCTGATCCCGTGTTTTATCGCTAGCGTCGTCGGCAATATGGTGACGACGGCGTGGGGGATTCATCACATCCACTATGTGATGGGGCCGGTCCCAGCCTTGAGCGCAGGTGTTGCGCTCAAGGTAGCGGGAGCTGCGATCCTTTTCGGACTCGCAAGCATCTTGTTCAGTGAATTAACGCACGGGATGAAGCGAGTCTATACGAAGCTGTTCCACAATCCTGTGCTTAGAGCTTTCGCGGGCGGGCTAGTCATCATCGCGCTCGTTTATATGTTCAACACAAGGGCATACCTGGGCCTTGGGATTCCACTGCTGCAGCAAGCGTTCGTGGAGCCTGTTGCCGACTTCGCCTTCTTGTGGAAAACCGTCTTTACCGCGCTAACGCTAGGTGCGGGCTATCTTGGCGGGGAAGTGACGCCCCTGTTCGTTGTCGGCGCCACCTTAGGAAACTCGCTTGGCGATCTTTTGGGGCTGTCCGCGCCATTCTTGGCGGGGCTGGGGTTGATCGCCGTATTCAGCGGTGCGACGAATACACCGCTTGCCTGCTTCATCATGGGCATCGAGCTGTTCGGCTCTGAGGGAAGCCTTTATATGTTTATGGCGTGCATCCTGGCCTATCTGTTCTCAGGCCACTCCAGCATTTACACGTCACAGCGCATCGGCTTGTCGAAATCGAGGCGTCACCCGTTGCCTGAGCAGGTTACGATTAGTTCGATCAAGGTGAAGAAGAGGGAGTAA
- a CDS encoding copper amine oxidase N-terminal domain-containing protein, with protein MKRSWMVIASVVLATNLIAGAALAKSENGNAGEGKPSSVKINVDSTVNANSEETVTGNTYGKGHNGYKGLLNAINNVKDKPAGAVIAELLLTKYETQLTAEMKAELEAITAQDEALTAAADLLEKSGSVTDAVYVQQEAVLANVTNLTSYKKLGKLYEKLGKKGVKLYVNGEEPTFEVNPFIREGNTLVPFRAIAEALKATVSWNAEERSVTVTRDGITVKLFIDSKTATVNGNELTLEVPAAIENGSTVVPVRFVSEALKAVVKWESETQSVVIYEE; from the coding sequence TTGAAAAGAAGTTGGATGGTTATCGCATCAGTTGTATTGGCAACGAATTTAATAGCAGGTGCGGCATTGGCCAAGTCGGAAAATGGGAATGCTGGCGAGGGCAAGCCGAGCAGTGTGAAAATCAACGTGGATAGCACGGTGAACGCGAATTCCGAAGAGACGGTTACAGGCAATACCTATGGCAAAGGCCATAATGGATATAAGGGGCTGCTCAACGCGATCAATAATGTAAAGGACAAGCCTGCAGGAGCTGTTATTGCCGAACTGCTTTTGACCAAATACGAGACACAACTTACTGCTGAGATGAAAGCTGAGCTTGAGGCGATTACAGCGCAGGATGAAGCTTTGACAGCGGCTGCGGATCTGTTAGAAAAAAGCGGAAGTGTAACGGACGCGGTTTACGTTCAACAAGAAGCGGTTTTGGCTAACGTTACGAATCTGACTTCTTACAAGAAACTCGGCAAATTGTATGAGAAGCTGGGTAAAAAAGGCGTAAAATTGTATGTAAACGGTGAAGAGCCTACGTTCGAGGTCAACCCGTTTATCCGTGAAGGCAACACGTTAGTTCCATTCCGTGCGATCGCCGAGGCGTTGAAAGCGACGGTCTCCTGGAATGCAGAAGAGCGCTCTGTTACCGTTACACGCGATGGGATCACAGTGAAACTCTTTATTGATAGCAAGACTGCAACAGTTAATGGGAATGAATTGACGCTTGAGGTTCCAGCTGCGATTGAAAACGGCAGCACGGTTGTGCCGGTTCGTTTTGTAAGCGAAGCCTTGAAAGCCGTTGTGAAATGGGAGTCAGAAACGCAATCCGTTGTTATTTACGAAGAATAA
- a CDS encoding PadR family transcriptional regulator has product MSMRLLILGLLMERERHPYEIRQTIKQRNWNECFKLRDGSLYYAVDQLREDGQIEAAEVVAIPGDNRPDKTIYRITPSGRAAFTKLLEDQFKLTSYPQHPLFLAMPFIRHGDPGKIEALIVQQLEACETRIARMKAVLELKAEFLPRGSSLMIQGFILFGETEKVWLTTLLEEARSGKLFEAYQLTPELLERYEAHMKEFDNQHK; this is encoded by the coding sequence ATGTCGATGAGGCTTTTAATCTTGGGCTTGCTGATGGAGCGGGAGCGGCATCCCTATGAAATTCGACAAACGATCAAGCAACGCAATTGGAACGAGTGCTTTAAGCTGAGGGACGGGTCGCTCTACTATGCGGTCGATCAGCTGCGAGAAGATGGGCAAATTGAAGCGGCGGAAGTTGTGGCGATTCCAGGCGATAATCGGCCGGATAAGACCATTTACCGAATTACACCAAGCGGTCGTGCAGCCTTCACCAAGCTGCTCGAAGATCAGTTCAAGCTAACGTCCTATCCGCAGCATCCGCTCTTTCTCGCCATGCCGTTCATCCGCCACGGCGATCCGGGCAAGATCGAGGCGCTGATTGTGCAGCAGTTGGAAGCGTGCGAAACCCGTATTGCTCGCATGAAAGCGGTGTTGGAACTGAAGGCGGAGTTTCTCCCGCGCGGCAGCTCCTTGATGATTCAAGGCTTCATCCTCTTCGGTGAAACGGAGAAGGTGTGGCTGACAACCTTGCTGGAGGAAGCACGATCGGGGAAGCTGTTTGAAGCGTATCAATTGACGCCAGAACTACTCGAACGCTATGAGGCTCATATGAAAGAGTTCGACAATCAGCATAAATAG
- a CDS encoding MDR family MFS transporter, with the protein MNPMDANRSNVKLVIAGLMLGLFIAALDQTIVSTAMGTIIKQLGGLDKFIWVYSAYMIAMVVSTPIFGKLSDMFGRKSFFMIGLILFMLGSILCGTAQNMEQLIIYRAIQGIGGGALMPIVFTIIFDLFPAEKRGKMMGLFGAVFGISSVFGPILGGLITDNISWRWIFYINVPLGILSLLFIANAYHENKNSRKQSIDWIGAITLTASVLFLMFGLELGGTDGWAWDSAKTISLFVACVVFFAAFLFAERFAKDPIIKLSLFKNKIFTSSMVISMLYGGIMIASASYIPLFIQGVFHKTATQTSTVMIPMMLGVVASSQIGGRVVTKFRYRDVMLVSALTLIIGLSLLGFVMDTTSSRLIISLYMIIVGLGIGVSFSLLNISTLNAVPPQYKGTSSSLITFFRTIGSALGITVFGAIQKSVFQSDVKQLPNINPHLAEQIKGGQALLDPSVQKQMGLGADVIQVMLQQFANSVIAIFQWSLILPLIALIFVFLMGRARLELNKSGQTGGPGAHGGQGGSGGPGKPGAPGGSGKPEPSYNGG; encoded by the coding sequence ATGAACCCTATGGACGCTAATCGCAGTAATGTAAAGCTCGTCATAGCAGGTCTGATGCTAGGATTATTTATCGCCGCACTAGATCAAACGATCGTATCGACCGCGATGGGTACAATTATTAAACAACTTGGAGGACTCGACAAATTCATATGGGTCTACTCCGCTTATATGATCGCGATGGTTGTATCTACGCCGATTTTCGGTAAACTGTCAGATATGTTTGGCCGCAAATCTTTCTTTATGATCGGGCTCATCCTGTTCATGTTAGGATCCATTCTATGTGGAACAGCTCAAAACATGGAGCAGCTCATCATTTACCGCGCGATCCAAGGGATTGGCGGCGGCGCCTTGATGCCGATCGTCTTTACGATCATTTTCGACTTGTTCCCGGCTGAGAAACGCGGCAAAATGATGGGACTTTTCGGTGCAGTATTCGGGATTTCGAGCGTATTTGGCCCTATTCTGGGCGGTTTGATTACGGATAATATCAGCTGGCGCTGGATTTTCTATATTAACGTGCCGTTAGGCATTCTTTCCCTGCTGTTTATTGCCAATGCGTATCATGAGAACAAAAACTCCCGCAAACAATCTATCGACTGGATCGGTGCGATTACGCTCACGGCCTCTGTGCTCTTCTTGATGTTCGGTCTTGAACTGGGCGGAACAGACGGATGGGCGTGGGATTCCGCGAAAACTATTTCGCTCTTCGTCGCATGTGTTGTATTCTTTGCCGCTTTCTTGTTTGCAGAACGTTTTGCGAAAGATCCGATAATTAAGCTGAGTCTGTTTAAAAATAAAATCTTTACGAGCAGCATGGTGATCTCCATGCTATACGGCGGCATTATGATCGCGTCAGCCTCGTATATCCCGCTTTTCATTCAAGGTGTGTTCCACAAAACCGCTACGCAAACGAGCACGGTCATGATTCCAATGATGCTCGGTGTTGTAGCTAGCTCCCAAATCGGTGGACGTGTCGTCACCAAATTCCGCTATCGCGATGTGATGTTGGTGTCCGCGCTGACGCTGATTATCGGTCTATCGCTCCTCGGGTTCGTGATGGATACGACATCGAGCCGTCTAATCATTTCACTTTATATGATCATCGTGGGACTTGGTATCGGTGTGTCGTTCTCCTTGTTGAATATCTCAACCTTGAATGCCGTGCCGCCGCAATATAAAGGGACGTCATCTTCGTTGATCACCTTCTTCCGTACAATCGGTTCTGCGCTAGGGATCACGGTATTTGGCGCCATTCAGAAATCGGTGTTCCAATCCGATGTGAAGCAGCTGCCGAATATTAACCCGCATTTGGCTGAGCAAATTAAAGGCGGTCAAGCGCTTCTCGATCCAAGCGTGCAGAAGCAAATGGGCCTTGGCGCTGATGTCATCCAAGTGATGCTGCAGCAATTTGCTAACTCGGTCATTGCCATTTTCCAATGGTCGCTCATTCTCCCTCTGATTGCGCTGATCTTCGTATTCCTCATGGGCCGCGCACGTCTGGAATTGAACAAATCAGGTCAAACAGGCGGACCAGGTGCACATGGTGGTCAAGGAGGTTCGGGTGGTCCTGGTAAACCAGGTGCGCCAGGTGGCAGCGGAAAACCAGAGCCTTCGTATAACGGAGGATAA
- a CDS encoding hybrid sensor histidine kinase/response regulator — translation MVIRGILLLIFYFTVIYMVYGTSIKVLGQYIAYQMGCTMLIAFLLRYLIRNREYVQRIRKVESELVDMLRFQPGYTFKVHKYRGEFVYLFVEGQLLDVLGLRPFEFSGRTIDEANQLNSQAREQVKMHYERAWQGERVTYEFDLNGYTVVVSLQPIYRNGAVHELIGSACDVTEHRAALMKAKTRDEQYRTLIENSEDFIFRFHLDGTIASSNSKMYLTFNLISDQVKGKHLADVVQMDDFDNWEHGFEQTIITGKTHQFGIHLLHPDGSKHAYNVTLSPLFTDEESEISGVMGTVHDITDLKKREEADQSNRAKSEFLARMSHEIRTPLNGIIGLSLLMQRTELSTIQQDYLSKIDASSNVLLATINDILDYSKLEAGKMIIEKVIFSLEDSLQKVADLTSVSLGPNPIEVMLDTSDDLPELVSGDPFRIEQVLINLTNNAIKFTKRGHLRIKVALEETSDEGDIILFAIEDTGIGISKEQVAKLFVPFSQADTSTSRRYGGTGLGLVICQHLVQSMGGVLQVDTRPGEGSCFYFRLLLEKANKAEAALAERRATEISFAGQRIRLAEDYALVAEHLSELLGSLQMEVETVSTAAALIDSLEQDAWNGEAVPYVILDMQMEAFKEQVGLERVMAPIDRSRTKVIAYTTLDGREQISELPSILQADAVLVKPVSRGMLKMTLDGLIQQETRTVKTDSHLASHTAEKQLVASKGSILVAEDNDINQLVITELLGQLGYHVVIANNGREALELADQEAWKLILMDIHMPEIDGYEATQKLRQRKSMNQVPIIALTANVLMQDRMQMLKLGINDLLIKPVTEWQLAAMLAKWQDMSWLTAIPGIGTEQLMKNIDHKLHIFQYIIEKFRLDYQHFYDQVMPFVLSGEKVVVSRKIHTLKGIAANFYGDALVAAVLAMEKELETGMDVTSCSAHLQRVQDNIDVILGTSEALLVNEA, via the coding sequence ATGGTTATACGGGGTATCCTTCTTTTAATTTTTTATTTCACAGTCATTTATATGGTGTACGGGACTTCGATTAAGGTATTAGGACAATACATTGCGTATCAAATGGGATGCACGATGTTAATCGCGTTCTTGTTGCGCTATCTCATCCGAAATCGAGAATATGTGCAGCGCATTCGGAAGGTAGAAAGCGAACTGGTGGATATGCTGCGCTTCCAGCCAGGCTACACGTTTAAGGTGCATAAATATCGCGGTGAGTTCGTTTATTTATTTGTTGAGGGACAGCTGTTGGATGTACTCGGGTTACGTCCATTTGAATTTTCGGGAAGAACGATCGATGAAGCGAATCAGCTGAATAGCCAAGCCAGAGAACAGGTGAAGATGCACTATGAGAGGGCGTGGCAGGGAGAGCGTGTGACGTATGAGTTCGATCTCAATGGCTACACGGTGGTGGTTAGCTTGCAGCCGATTTATCGGAATGGGGCTGTCCACGAGTTAATTGGCTCGGCCTGCGATGTGACGGAGCACCGGGCCGCTTTGATGAAAGCGAAGACGCGGGATGAGCAGTATCGGACATTGATTGAGAATTCCGAGGATTTTATTTTTCGCTTCCATTTAGACGGCACAATCGCTTCCTCCAACAGTAAAATGTATCTCACCTTCAATTTGATTTCTGATCAAGTGAAGGGCAAGCATTTGGCAGATGTGGTTCAGATGGATGATTTCGATAATTGGGAACATGGCTTCGAACAGACGATCATTACGGGGAAAACGCATCAGTTCGGCATTCATCTCCTTCATCCAGACGGCTCGAAGCATGCGTATAATGTCACACTGTCACCGCTCTTTACGGATGAAGAATCGGAGATCAGCGGTGTTATGGGAACGGTACACGATATTACTGACCTGAAGAAACGCGAAGAAGCGGATCAATCGAATCGTGCGAAAAGTGAATTCCTAGCGAGAATGAGTCATGAAATTCGAACGCCGCTCAATGGCATTATCGGGTTATCGCTGCTCATGCAGCGTACAGAGCTTTCAACGATACAGCAGGATTATCTGAGCAAAATTGACGCCTCCTCCAACGTGCTGCTCGCTACGATCAACGATATTCTGGACTATTCGAAGCTAGAAGCAGGCAAAATGATCATCGAGAAGGTAATCTTCTCGCTGGAAGACTCCCTACAGAAGGTTGCCGATTTGACCAGTGTTTCCTTAGGGCCGAATCCAATCGAAGTCATGCTCGATACGTCGGATGATCTGCCAGAGCTCGTCAGCGGGGATCCGTTTCGAATCGAACAGGTATTAATTAACTTAACGAATAATGCGATTAAGTTTACGAAGCGAGGACATTTGAGGATTAAGGTTGCCTTGGAAGAAACGAGCGATGAAGGCGATATTATTCTATTCGCCATTGAGGATACGGGGATAGGCATTTCTAAAGAGCAGGTAGCGAAGCTATTCGTGCCTTTCTCTCAAGCCGATACGTCTACGAGCCGCCGATATGGGGGAACGGGCTTAGGTCTCGTTATTTGCCAGCATCTCGTTCAGTCAATGGGCGGCGTGCTGCAGGTAGATACACGACCAGGCGAGGGAAGCTGCTTCTATTTCCGCCTCCTGCTGGAGAAGGCTAACAAGGCCGAGGCCGCACTTGCGGAAAGGAGAGCGACGGAGATATCCTTCGCGGGACAGCGTATCCGGCTCGCTGAGGATTATGCGCTTGTCGCGGAGCATTTAAGCGAATTGCTCGGCAGTCTGCAAATGGAGGTCGAGACAGTTTCGACGGCCGCAGCACTGATCGATTCCCTTGAGCAGGATGCATGGAACGGGGAAGCGGTCCCGTATGTGATTCTGGATATGCAAATGGAAGCCTTCAAGGAGCAAGTCGGCCTAGAGCGTGTCATGGCGCCGATTGATCGTTCCCGGACGAAGGTCATCGCCTATACGACACTCGATGGCAGGGAACAGATTTCCGAGCTGCCATCGATCCTGCAGGCGGATGCCGTGCTCGTGAAGCCTGTGAGCAGAGGGATGCTGAAGATGACCTTGGACGGGCTGATTCAGCAAGAGACGCGAACGGTGAAGACCGATTCGCATCTTGCATCGCACACGGCTGAGAAGCAGCTCGTCGCATCCAAGGGAAGTATCCTGGTAGCGGAGGACAATGACATTAATCAGCTTGTCATCACTGAGTTGCTAGGGCAATTAGGCTATCACGTGGTCATTGCGAACAATGGTCGTGAAGCATTAGAGCTAGCGGACCAGGAGGCGTGGAAGCTGATTCTCATGGACATTCATATGCCTGAGATCGATGGTTATGAGGCTACGCAGAAGCTTCGTCAGCGCAAAAGCATGAATCAAGTGCCGATCATTGCACTGACAGCGAATGTTCTCATGCAAGATCGTATGCAAATGCTCAAGTTGGGCATCAACGATTTGCTGATCAAGCCCGTGACAGAGTGGCAGCTCGCCGCCATGCTGGCGAAATGGCAGGATATGAGCTGGCTTACAGCGATTCCAGGCATCGGCACCGAGCAATTGATGAAAAATATCGATCACAAGCTGCACATTTTTCAATATATCATCGAGAAATTCAGACTGGACTATCAACACTTCTATGATCAGGTAATGCCATTTGTACTCAGCGGGGAAAAGGTCGTCGTCAGCCGCAAAATCCACACGTTGAAAGGGATCGCAGCCAATTTCTACGGGGATGCTTTGGTCGCAGCGGTACTTGCGATGGAGAAAGAGCTGGAGACGGGCATGGACGTGACGAGTTGTTCGGCACACTTACAGCGTGTTCAGGATAACATCGATGTCATCCTGGGGACGAGCGAGGCTTTGTTAGTAAATGAGGCGTAA
- a CDS encoding MBL fold metallo-hydrolase has protein sequence MSIQQLHDGVHMLPIGTVNVFVVKTVDGLVLIDTGNPGSAPRILEGIQAIGYKPYDLKTILLTHGHPDHAGGAAALKHAVPHVSIYISEQDAPIVEKGVPQRPLQPTPGVMNKLLFRLFIKETPIEAFPVDGYLKPNDTLAFAGGLRTIPAPAHSSGQLAFYLPTQGGVMFAADAAANIMGLGFSIGYENFAQAKQDLIALGREDFNVACFGHGKPILANASQKFRAKWS, from the coding sequence ATGAGCATTCAACAATTGCATGATGGGGTACATATGCTTCCGATAGGAACCGTCAACGTGTTTGTCGTGAAGACGGTTGACGGCCTCGTGCTGATCGACACGGGCAATCCTGGCAGCGCCCCTCGGATTCTCGAAGGTATTCAGGCTATCGGTTACAAGCCCTACGATTTGAAAACGATTCTCCTTACGCACGGACATCCCGATCATGCTGGCGGCGCAGCTGCATTGAAGCACGCTGTTCCTCACGTGAGTATTTACATCAGCGAGCAAGATGCGCCCATCGTGGAAAAGGGGGTGCCGCAGCGACCGCTGCAGCCGACCCCTGGCGTCATGAATAAGCTGTTGTTCCGCCTATTCATTAAAGAAACACCGATCGAAGCCTTCCCTGTGGATGGCTATCTGAAACCGAATGACACCCTTGCTTTCGCTGGTGGTTTACGCACGATTCCTGCGCCCGCGCACAGCTCAGGGCAGCTCGCCTTCTACCTGCCTACACAGGGTGGCGTGATGTTCGCCGCGGACGCAGCCGCTAATATAATGGGGCTGGGCTTCAGCATCGGCTACGAAAATTTCGCACAAGCGAAGCAGGATTTGATTGCCTTGGGGCGAGAGGATTTCAATGTTGCGTGCTTCGGCCACGGGAAGCCGATCTTGGCGAACGCTTCGCAGAAGTTTCGTGCGAAGTGGTCATAG
- a CDS encoding LytS/YhcK type 5TM receptor domain-containing protein gives MTLMRELMINFAVITVFVVFIEQIYHLMKWDQRPPWMYKVFAGLVNGFLCIALLNFSVHIDTNVTFNFRGVGLMLSAYSGGFVSVMISFILSCIGRNIVEGGMPFPQVIIGFLALTGASIIFTKAKTFWGKWLYGVSFF, from the coding sequence ATGACACTGATGAGAGAATTAATGATTAATTTTGCAGTGATAACGGTCTTCGTCGTATTCATTGAACAAATCTACCACCTCATGAAGTGGGATCAAAGACCGCCATGGATGTATAAGGTGTTCGCGGGACTTGTAAACGGCTTTCTTTGTATTGCCTTGCTCAACTTTAGTGTCCATATTGATACGAATGTCACGTTTAATTTTCGTGGGGTCGGTCTGATGCTTTCCGCGTATTCGGGAGGCTTTGTTTCCGTTATGATTTCGTTTATCCTTTCATGTATTGGCAGGAACATCGTTGAAGGAGGGATGCCCTTCCCACAGGTTATCATCGGTTTTTTGGCGCTCACTGGAGCAAGCATTATTTTCACGAAGGCGAAGACTTTTTGGGGAAAATGGTTATACGGGGTATCCTTCTTTTAA
- a CDS encoding EAL domain-containing protein, whose product MGQTDRYGVLLVSDSKRSREVMKTILHTDSQLELTGIAEDGNSALICMLREKPDLVLIDMSLPELIGLTALQLIMEHSPTPVLVLSTHTSDTSIATIQAMRLGAADYFHKDMLVSGPKNDEMAAYFLHRCKLAIYNGIKGVYPAMGLKNQQLDANGSGSQLFNESLLRRRMDVEFHLRKALSQNEFKLVYQPVVDISTSHVVGLECLLRWNNPHLGQVPPSEFIAIAEESGLIHPIGEWVLREACTQNKKWQEAGLPPMFVAVNLSRKQFNNYLLGRTVATILIETGLAPKYLELEITESLSVDARLATSSLEELKKLGVRIAMDDFGTGYSSLGYLRDFPIDKMKIDKSFIKGIRHRDVNAVIVNAMITMAKQLNLLLVAEGVETEEELQILREYGCRFVQGYYYSKPVESKVIEEMLVHLI is encoded by the coding sequence ATGGGTCAAACGGACAGGTACGGAGTACTATTAGTGAGCGATTCGAAGCGTTCGCGAGAGGTCATGAAGACTATTTTGCATACCGATTCACAGCTAGAACTGACAGGAATAGCTGAGGATGGTAATTCAGCATTGATTTGTATGTTAAGGGAGAAGCCCGATCTAGTTCTGATCGACATGTCCCTGCCAGAATTGATAGGACTAACGGCTCTGCAGCTCATTATGGAGCATAGCCCAACACCTGTTCTTGTGCTGAGCACACATACTTCGGACACGTCGATTGCTACGATTCAAGCGATGAGATTGGGAGCGGCGGATTATTTCCACAAGGACATGCTCGTCTCAGGTCCGAAGAACGATGAGATGGCGGCTTATTTCTTGCATCGCTGTAAGTTGGCTATATATAACGGAATCAAAGGCGTTTACCCTGCGATGGGTCTTAAAAATCAACAATTAGATGCGAATGGAAGTGGCTCTCAATTATTCAATGAATCCTTGCTCCGGAGACGAATGGACGTTGAGTTTCATTTACGCAAGGCTTTGAGCCAGAACGAATTCAAGTTGGTGTATCAGCCCGTTGTTGATATTTCGACGAGCCATGTCGTAGGACTTGAATGTCTGCTGCGTTGGAACAATCCTCATCTAGGCCAAGTGCCGCCGTCTGAATTCATTGCGATCGCCGAAGAAAGTGGTCTCATCCATCCCATTGGGGAGTGGGTGCTGCGCGAGGCGTGTACGCAGAATAAGAAGTGGCAGGAAGCGGGCCTTCCGCCGATGTTCGTCGCTGTGAATTTATCCAGGAAACAGTTTAATAATTACCTGCTTGGCCGAACGGTCGCCACGATTCTGATAGAAACAGGTTTAGCGCCTAAGTATCTGGAGCTCGAAATTACGGAGAGCTTGAGTGTGGATGCTAGATTAGCGACAAGTTCATTGGAAGAACTTAAGAAGCTCGGCGTGCGCATTGCTATGGATGATTTCGGGACGGGGTACAGCTCTTTAGGTTACTTGCGAGATTTCCCCATTGATAAAATGAAAATCGATAAATCCTTCATCAAAGGCATCCGTCATCGGGACGTGAATGCGGTCATTGTGAATGCGATGATTACGATGGCGAAGCAGCTCAATCTACTTCTTGTAGCGGAAGGCGTAGAGACGGAAGAAGAATTGCAAATTTTGCGTGAGTATGGATGCCGCTTCGTGCAAGGGTATTATTATAGCAAGCCTGTCGAATCGAAAGTGATTGAAGAGATGTTAGTTCATCTGATTTAA